GCTGTGGAGGGTAGTGCGCACCATCAACATTCCCTATCATGCTCTGGTGTATCAGTAGGCCAGGAATACATCCATAAAGCCACAGAACATCAAAATCTCACCGAAAGTCGTTATTTCGATGGCGCCAAAGGCTGAACTCGGGCCTTCGACCCATGATTCGACCATGCCATGTTACCCGACCAACAATGTATTAATTTAGTTTCATATAGTTAGCCACTTCTCggatgcatttgatattttcgcgATGGTCGCAACGAGTCATCTATTTGTATAAAGTAAGGTACAATTAGCCCCATGCCATATATGCCTACTGTTTTAGTCACTATTCCATGTTACTAGGCCTATCCCTAGGGGTGCGTGACATGTGCGATGGGACGCGGCCTTCAATTTTTAGGGCCCCCGAATTTTCTTTTTGTTGCAGTGGCGCTCTGAATTTCTGACCTGTCAATTCAGCCACATGCTAACCCACATGTTATAGGCCAATTAATGCCACTTGGGCATGTGGTTGCACATGTCAATTCCTATTCATCGCTTATTTGTGGCAGATTGTCTAAGTTCCGCACATGCAACACACTCTTGGAGCGACCAATTCGCGCCAAGTTTCCTagttttaggaaccttctagaaggtttcggTATGGTTCAGGTAggttttttctcttccttttggTTGTTTTACCGGTTTTCTTCTGATTCAATAATTGTTCGGAAAGAAATCAttgaaatttcaaaaattgttcgccgTTCCAAAAATGGTTTTGGAAGTTTCAAAAAGTGTTCGCTTTTTCAATGAATATTGACAAACCTGaaataattttgtgttttcaaaataTGTTTGCTGTTTTCAAAGCAATTTGAAACGCACTACAGTAAACCTCGTGCTTTGCTATGTGCGCCGCACCCTGTACGTACTCCCGTTGGGCATGGCCATAAGGCAAAGGTCCTGGATTCTCTAAAATAAAAGGCAAGGGCCCTAGAATCAGGAAGCAGGCCTGCCTGGACAACTCGACGAGCGACAGGGCCTCTCCATGTCAGACAGAGTGAGCAGTGGGAAAAAAGGCCGTTGAGCGCACCGCAGCCGGTATGATACCCGGACAACATCGTGAGCTATAGCCGGACAACGCAGCAGGCCCTTACCATTGCTGGTGGCCGAGGGCAGCTACACGCGAACAGAGCCCTGGCTGGTACTTTCCCATATAGAGGGAGATCGAGGTGGCGTGCAGCTGACTCTACGGGTGGAGTTGGGTTCGTCGGCGACCTGGATGTCCATGAGGGACGCCTAGTCGTCTTTTTCGTCCAAACTGGTACGATGTCGTTCTCACTCATGATTTTCTTTACAAGAATAGCGAACTAGTATATCTAGTATAAATCGGAGAGTAAGCTATCTTGTTTCTTAGTTTCTAGCACTCACGATTCAATCTTATTGGAATGTCTTGGTCAATCTTGCAAAGAAAATAATGACACTTTGATTAGGCCCCTAATATTACCTTCAACTCACCATAGAGTCTAGTGAGATTTCAGGTCCATACTCAATAATATCTAGTTGAATTAAGGTATCTCCTGTTAATCAGAATCCTCGGAATCTGGATAGTCTACAAGGCCCTCAACTGGAACCTTACTTATGTTGGAGACTTGGTCATGATGATAATTGTTCCGGAATGTGATTGCTTGTGTAGCTCTTGAATTGTATGTTTGAGCAGCAACTTGATCACGACTAGATGAATTTGAGCCATTAGCTTCATCAACAATGCCATCTTCTCCTGTTATATGTCCTATAACTTCACATGGTTCGTCACTAGAAGGACCATTGGAATACTGGAACTCGTCAAAAACAGCCCCAAGTTGTAAGGCTCTTCGCATTGCTGCAGATACATCAACGCCTTGAGTGTCTCCAAACAAGTTTGGCATCTGAGATGAATTAGAAAGACTAATTAATCACTGAAGTGTTAACTTTATTTTCTGAGTAATATAATATATAAATAACTTTCCATTGTTAGCTCACCATTGTTCTTTGGACATCGTCTTCTGAATGATAGCCCGACATGTAAGGGATTGTATGACGAGTCTTCACGGATTTAGAACTTGAGGCACAATTCCCGTAGCTATCCATAAACATTGCCATGTTTTGTTCCCTTTTCATACGCTTTCGATGTTTCTTGAAAATATAAAATACACAATTATTAGTAGACAATCATTCAAAGATGAAAACTTTAGCTTCATAAATTAGGTACTAGAAAACACTATATAACATCAGGCCTTTCGTTTTGTTGTTCAATTCAAAAATTTGGGTTCACTGTTCATCTGTATTGTTAACTTATAAACAAAAGCATTTTATATTAAGTTTTCTAATACAAGACACTTTGGCTTATTTCAGTCAAATTACATGTTTGACTTAGCTCATTTGAAATGACTCCATACATGCTCCAGAGTTCAATAAATGTGTATTGGGAACACACCTGCAGATGCGCAGAAATTTGTTTCCTCGTAACAGTATCCACGTTCATGATTATCTTTATCTTGCTGGGCGATGCATCTGAAATGAATTAACAGGTACAATTTCATATTATCGATTTTAAATCGAGAAAGGCTAATCCTGAAGTGAAAGTGCTTGGGCCTAAGATGGGTAGTTACTTGCTCCAAGTATTTGAAGGGCATATAAAAACTTGCTCTCCAGGAAAGGTATCCATTTGAAATGAGTGGTCGTTTTAGTTCCATCCTTTTGCTGTTCTACAGACTCTCCAACTTCTTCTCCATCTTGCGCTTTATCTCCAACACCTGCGTGTGCACAACATAATACTTTAATATTTGCAGTTTCATGTTTTCGTGCAATCCAAAGGAAGACAAGACTTATTTTACTTGACACAATTCAGGTTACTACCACATTGAGAAAATTAATATAATGTTCTGGAAAGCATGCACTAAAACAGATGTCTCTAACTTGTACTACTATTATATATAGCTAATTGGGCGTTCATAAACGGAGGCATACATATTCTAGTGACTCAACACTCATATCCGACATATACCTTACACCCAACATATTGTAATGTAGGAagtgatttgatttgatttgactgAGTTAATGCAAAATATTTGATTTGGTTTGATTGAGTTAATGTAAAAGATTTGCTTTGATTTTCGATTTGTCCATGTCCGACGTATAGCTAGAATGACCGATTtaatttgattgagttaatgcagtTATCTTACACCCACCAAGAGAGGCATTGCAAAATATTTaatttgatttgattgagttaatgcatgCCGTGGGCAAGGGGAGGCTTCACCAATGAACATGCGACACCAACTCACCTTATTGGTAGAGACTCATTCCATTTCAAAGCACCTATCTTTTGAACCTCTTAAACTTTTGCCAAAAAATAATGGCCCTTCtacatgtggggggggggggggggtcaaattGATGGCTAAAGTTTGACACAAAATGTGTGTTCTTGAAAACATGGAAGGAGATAGTAATTATTTGCCTTGGTGAAGAAAAAGAGATAGACATGAAAATAATTCAAGAGAAGCAATGATATTTTACTCTTACTCTTATGTTTCGTGCCAATCTATAAAAAGAAATCTACTTTGAAATGGATGTATTGTACTCCAAAGACAGATTGGATTGGCCATGTGAAAAATTGTACATTAAAATAGATTTTCAATGAACCATTAGATTATAGTGTTAAGATATTTTCTAGAAACTATAAGCATAAATATTTTGTCATAAGATGTTAATTTCAACCTTGAAACAGATACTTCATCCTGTTCAGCCTAAGAACTTTTACATCAAGATGTTGCCACATATTGTGAATGGTAGTAGCATCAAGAGGCTTCTTCGCCAAAAAACGAGCACCAAGTTCAATAGATCTCTTCATTGTGTACATTGTTGTATCTACTGACATCACTGCTTTAAAACAAATAAGACTTATCAACGTCACATAAAAGAAGATGCGTGTGCATGCAGTTGGAGACAATTATTAGTGAACATACTGATCACTTGAAGGTTTCGATGCATATCTTTGGCTGCTTCCAGGAACTGAAAGCCATTCAACTCTTCCATGTCCACCGCTGCTATGACAAAATCAACATCATGTGCTTTCTTTTCAAGAATACCGAGCGCTTCTATGGGACTTGTATAGACTGCCACTGGAAAACAAGATCAACTTCACTATCCGAATGTAATGACATCTCAAAACATGAGAAGAAATGGTTTCCATGAAACATTGAAAATGTATATTTTCATAAATATGAAGATAGTTCCTCTTTCACGCGATGTAGAAAACCTTACCATAATAGTTCAATTCAGAGAGAATGGATTTTGCAGAGTTGGCATGGAACTCATCTTCATCAATGACCATCACGCTGAGCGCATCTGAGGGCCTTCCTTCTGCTCTTTCTGCCATGGGGATTCTCAAACCTAGAGCTCTATTTGCTTCTATTTTCTGTATGCGTGAATGTGGCAATTGGGCATTGGTGGCTATTTATAGCTCAACAACGTTTCTTCTATTTCACACAGTCATGTTTATATAATATAAAAAATTAATACATTACTATTAAAAAATGCAAAAGAGCTAATAGCACAAAGAGGGCAGGTGTGGTCCATGCATCCTATAAGGTGACACACATGGTGGGATAGAATCTGACACAACAATAAATGAATCACCCCCCCTCTCCCAAAAAAAGAGTTATCACCAAATGTAGATTGTTCAATAACCACGAAAGTACTAGCTACATAATGTGTTTCAAATATATACAAACCAAGCACACATATATGTACGGAAATGATATGTTTCACCTAAAGTAGTGGAGAAAATCTATGTGTACACTTGTATTTATATTTGTTTATAGAAGGCATCGAATTCCAAAACGACAAAGCGTAATGACATAACACATCGCATGGATGCGACGACAACGTAAAAACAAAATCACAATTATAACACCATTTTTCGGAGGAGCTGCATTCAGCGGCAATTCTACATGTAAGTTATGGGTTCAGCTATCCGCAAAACTTTTTTGTATTGCAAGATTATTCTATTTGTATTTGTGCAAAAAAGGATGTTTCAAAGTGATCAGTGCACTTGAAACCACAACTCTTTGGTGCTGTCGCAGTCACTGGCGGCACAAATCAAAATGACAAAGTGATGTCGCATGGATGTGAACACAATGTAGTGGCGAGATCAAAGTTATAATCACATTCTCCTAACGAGTTGCAATATTGTTGAAACAATGGACTTAGAGTCAGTGTTCAGTGTGACCCTCAAATTTTAGAATTAAAGAACATTACTTTCAGAGGTGATTTCCTACGTGAGGTCCATAAGTCTGCACTAGAAACAAAGTTTCAAACATAATAGAGTACTCTACTTTAAGTACTAGTTGATCATGGCCAAGGAGTCTAACATGGTCTCCAAAATTGTGAATAGTGAAATTTGGGATGGCTGGAAACTAGAATGGGTACACAATGGGCGGTGCCGTTTGGATGGTCTGATGTCACTGGTCAGTAGATATCCAATATGGGTGGCCAAAAGTTAGAATGGATCCAAAGTGGGTTGCATCCTTTGGACGATCAGATGTCACCGTTCAGCAGATATCGGCTATGGCTAGTCAAAAGTTAGAATGGCGACAATGTGGGCTGCACCCTTTGGATGGTCTGATGTCACCGGTCAGCAGATATCTGGTATGGGTGGTTAGAAGTTAGAATGGATACAAAATGGGCTGCACTCTTTAGATGTTCGTGACATCAGTCTCACTACATTAACTATTGTGTATATGTTCTCACACCCCTCAACCACTAATGGATCTCAAATAAATGAACCTAGCTCTTGTTTTTAACCAAATCAGGTTGTGTAGATTCATGGTTTCACATTTACACATGGTTGTCTTTTTATGACATGTGTCCAGTCATATTTCTCCATGCACGAACAAGTGAATGTTTGTCACACTGGCTTTTGGTGTATATGCATACCACCTTCTTTTTAGAAAAAAGGCCGAGGCCCGGCATTAAATCAATGACGCCCTTACAGACCGATATGCCACGAAAGCAacacaaaacagaaaaagaacagAGCAACACAACAACTCAAGATACAAGACACACAAGAAACAACTAATCCGCCGCCGCCGCGAACGTGCCGAAGAGGAGGGAAACCATGGAGGGTGATCCAACACCGGAGGAAGCCCATTTGTCGTCAAGACCCTGAGAACACACACGGCCGGCACGCCCTCTAGTTCTGCCTCCGAAGAGGGCACACCCTGCCCTCTTGCCCTAGCTCGTAGGGCGCCGCGCCGTTGGAAGGCGGAGATGCTCTACCCGAGCACGTGTGGACATGGCACATCCGGTGGCCTAAAGGGACGAAGACAGGAATGAGTGCCTCACCTCGCAGAGCCACCACACGCAGGCAGCACTCGCCGCTGGCACAAATTGCAGCATAAGACCCAGGTTATCGAACTAGAGGCAAAGAAGAGGCCGGGAAAAAAATGCATCCACCCCTGCCACTAGAGTGTTGCCCCATGAAGAACACCGGCCGCCATGGCGGCCAAACTTCAGTGCAAGAGCCGAGCCTGCCACCCCGCTGTCCAAAGGTGGCGCCTTAAAGAAGGTGACGACGCCggagcgccaccgccgcccaaaTGGAGGATTTTAGGTTTTCACCAGGGAcacatgggggggggggagggatgtACCTCGGTGTCGCCCAGAAGAGGGAAAACGCGCCCGCTGCGGGTCGACCTCGTGGCCGTCACTGCCGGCCAAGGGTTTCCCTGATCCGCTCCCTCGACCCTAAGCACACCACCCAGCCTGCAGGCCCGACGAACCAGAGGACGCCGGAGTCCTGAGCAGATGGGGCTCGCCGGGGCGCGCACGGAGATGCTGCCCTCTTTAGATCTGGCGCAGGGAACCGGCGGAGTCAGCTCCCGCACCGAGCCGCCGACCACCGCCTCCTCGTTGCCCGTGCAACCAAGGATGCGTCTCCGTGTGCCGGTGACCGCCGCCTACTGCCATGCACGCGCCACCCTCGCTGTTagggccgccgccccagatccAGTGTCCTACACGAACCATGGGGCGGAGAGGAGCCGCGCCGCCACCTTCCTTGGTGGTCGCACGGCCCAGCCGGTGACCCCTCAGGTAGCGGcgagaagggggaaggggagggggaggtggtggaCAGTGCTAGGGTTTCGCCCCCGGGTCGCCACCGAGGGGCGACACTAGGGAGGGGAGAAGCCGATCACCTCATATGCATACCACTTCCCAATGTacatttttccttttgaattactGATCAAACACCCTTATACAACTACGAAGATATCATAGATAGAGACTCTATTATATTTTCTTCTTTGAGAAACACAGTACAAAAGGCAGACGTTCACATACATGCACGAACACTCGCCTCTGTGAACACACACACTCATAGCCCATCCCTATGATCACCTTCAGGAGACAAGACCAGCAAATCTTAAGACTAAAGGCGAGCCAAAAAATAGATAATTATCATAATATGTCTTCCGCAAATAAGGTAAGCATCATTACTATCAGGAAAAATGAGCTGCAACATTCCCTTCGTTAAATGCACAGTGACTCGTGTCTGTTGTATATAGTGTCGGATAGGAAACTATGGCACACATGTGTACTCCGGCTATGAGCATGTAATTGATGAGATGCTTTAATAAATATTTTTCGTAAATGCATGACCACTATTATAGTTTGGTACATTAGAAACATGCAAAAACATACACCACAATGGTTGGGGCACCTGTGGCCGTAATGAGGTAAGGTTATCGTCGGTACCCATGTCTGATGTGTATGCCAACAAAAAAAAGCTGCACGGCTTGCCTCCACCATTGCTCACGGTGAGCTCGTCTTCGTTTGGGCCACACCCACCGGTGGAGTTGGAGTCCTCAGCTTCCTTGTAGAGAGCGGAGAGGATAATGGGTTATGTCGACACCCTCGTCTAGAGAGTCCTTCAGCCTATTGAGAGACAACAAGCTACTGATCACACCGTTATAGGATCTCAAGTGGctcgccgaggaggccacctccctGACCTCTAGAAGCTCGCCCTGAGGAATTGAGAGAGATATAGAGAAATGGTGGTGACTATGCAGGATCTGGTCCGCGGTGCGGTGTGGGTCATTCTGCGAAATATATACCATCCTTGAAATGGGTCTATTGGGTCGATATATTTGCACAGTGGTCTATCTATCATCAATTTTGATGTGAATGACCACATTGCAAATGGTGAACAAGTACATATTTTGTCTATCATATGCCACACAAGCGTTTCTAAACAACCGTGTGCAATGTTTCTTGCACACATTTCTGATGCCTTAGTGTGCGACACGCGGTGCTAATAGGTATGTTATGTAGTAGTAGCCATTGTAGGCATAGACCTAGTCATCCATGTACAACTTCGGTTGTTCATCTTTATGTAAATATGCTAGTTAAAATTTAAGAAAATATGATGTTATAGCAAAAATTATTATGAAAGTTCAGATACTGGACTTCAACTCTTCCTGCACGGTAGCAGTagaccccccctcccccgcccctgCGTCATCTCCTTAGAGGCAACTCGGGGGAAACCCTAACCTCCGCCGCCGcacccctcctcccccctccccttcccctccgccgccgccagaggtGTGCGCCGGCGTACGCTCGACACCGATGAAGGTGGTGGCAAGGGATCTGGCGGCTCCACATAGCGtggagggcctcggcatccggggcGGCGGCTCCCTCGGTCTCACGGGGGACGAGGAGGCGTCGGTCCACGGTCGCTGGTGTGCGGCCTCCCCCGCGCGGTTGCCACCGCAAGATGCATCTCATCCTCTCCGCCCCGATCTGCTCCTTCCATCGCCGGATCCGGGTCCTAGTGGCTTAGGCCGTTCTTCCCAGGCACCGGCAGCGCGGATCTTGTCGAGTGGGGTTGGATCCGGTGGAAACCCCTGGCCAACGCAGCCACACCAGAGGCGACGCTCTGGGTGCCGTACCCTCCCTGGAGGCTGTGGTGAGGATCCTTCTCCCCCTCCTTCCATTCCTTCCTATGTGAAAGCCTAGGTCCCCTGTTTCGGGCGGCGCCGACACATCCATGTCGTGTTCCTTCTTGGAGGCGCAGTCCAGGGATCGTAGGGGCGGCGAGAGAGTCGGGTTGTGGGTGTGATGGTGGCGGGTGGCAGCTTGGCTCGGCACTTGACTGCCTTTCTTCGGTGGCTCGCTGTTACCCTTGTTGCTGCGACGGTGGCCGATAGCTCTAGCCCTTCGGTGTGGCTTAACCGCGGATGACGACGGTGCTTGGAATGGTGTGCTCTGAGTTAGCAGGTCTGCTCCTAGTTCTTTCTTCATGCGCAGCTTGGACGTCTTCCTCTGGGTTCTAGGGTGAACCGAGCTGCCGCCTGCCGGTGCGGCATCCTTCGAGCTAGGATGAGAGGGCAGGGGCCCTTTGCAGCGGCAGTTCCAGAGGAGTGTCAGTTTTTGTCTTCGAGTTTGGCTACGATCACGAAGCTTGCGCGGTGGTGCATCCTCTCAAGTCCGTAGTTTTGTCCGGTTGGTGTAGGTCGTCCTGTAGGGTGATGGCGGCAGCATGGCGTGCTTGCTATCGCTGCTGCCTTTGAGTCTGTTTCGCTTTGCTACTTGTATCGGCCGCTTGTTTCTCTTCTTGCTTTTCCTTGTAAGTTGGTGATCTTGTGTGGCACCCCGATccacatggagcagggggccttcgcacgtcagcccaggataacacctgacgcacgacaggtccatgatacagcattccaggtacaagaatattcatcaaatacatgtgtatataattacatcagtgatgaatataatcttttggcatagccctaaggctatttacatggcagcggaagtctattaAAATGACGGCGAAAAGTCTTGGCAGCATaacactc
Above is a window of Triticum aestivum cultivar Chinese Spring chromosome 6B, IWGSC CS RefSeq v2.1, whole genome shotgun sequence DNA encoding:
- the LOC123134917 gene encoding two-component response regulator ORR29, producing the protein MAERAEGRPSDALSVMVIDEDEFHANSAKSILSELNYYVAVYTSPIEALGILEKKAHDVDFVIAAVDMEELNGFQFLEAAKDMHRNLQVIMMSVDTTMYTMKRSIELGARFLAKKPLDATTIHNMWQHLDVKVLRLNRMKYLFQGVGDKAQDGEEVGESVEQQKDGTKTTTHFKWIPFLESKFLYALQILGANASPSKIKIIMNVDTVTRKQISAHLQKHRKRMKREQNMAMFMDSYGNCASSSKSVKTRHTIPYMSGYHSEDDVQRTMMPNLFGDTQGVDVSAAMRRALQLGAVFDEFQYSNGPSSDEPCEVIGHITGEDGIVDEANGSNSSSRDQVAAQTYNSRATQAITFRNNYHHDQVSNISKVPVEGLVDYPDSEDSD